One window of Pseudobacteriovorax antillogorgiicola genomic DNA carries:
- a CDS encoding endonuclease/exonuclease/phosphatase family protein, with product MLRIRNGLVKLLVIHGMALANPSAYSEDNEYRSLKVMTFNVRTELANDPGEQNWQARKQEVVHAIKYQDPDLLGIQEATWQQFDFIRSRFPQLSSSPRNQMFFRNDRFEFLASGTVNLVDDKWGDRFAEWVKLRRIATGEQLIFSSSHWGVDTNAQNGSAGAVRDNLPYINNNWQIPTIIAGDFNAHPGTLAIKILLQETPLINLFWGNTFNSWGAMDVQLDYIMGSNISADTCYLDWYQEGAFAPSDHRPIICLIRLGS from the coding sequence ATGCTTAGAATCCGCAATGGACTCGTGAAGCTGCTAGTCATTCATGGGATGGCACTTGCAAATCCTTCTGCCTATTCTGAAGACAACGAATATCGCTCACTAAAAGTTATGACTTTCAATGTTAGAACTGAACTGGCTAACGACCCAGGTGAGCAGAACTGGCAAGCGCGAAAACAAGAGGTAGTTCATGCTATCAAGTATCAAGACCCCGATTTACTTGGAATTCAGGAGGCCACATGGCAGCAGTTTGATTTCATTCGCTCTCGATTTCCCCAACTGAGTAGTTCCCCAAGAAATCAGATGTTTTTTAGGAACGATCGCTTTGAATTTCTTGCATCGGGAACCGTAAATCTCGTGGATGACAAGTGGGGTGATCGATTTGCTGAGTGGGTTAAACTTCGCCGCATCGCTACAGGGGAGCAACTGATTTTTTCTAGCTCTCATTGGGGAGTGGATACCAACGCACAAAATGGATCGGCTGGAGCAGTTCGAGACAATCTACCTTATATCAATAATAACTGGCAAATTCCCACTATCATTGCTGGTGACTTTAATGCTCATCCTGGAACTTTAGCGATCAAAATCCTTCTTCAGGAAACTCCACTAATAAACCTCTTTTGGGGCAACACATTTAATTCTTGGGGAGCTATGGACGTTCAGCTGGATTATATCATGGGCTCAAATATTTCAGCTGATACCTGTTACCTCGATTGGTATCAGGAAGGAGCCTTCGCTCCGTCTGATCACAGACCCATCATCTGCCTCATCCGCCTTGGCTCTTAG
- a CDS encoding metal-dependent hydrolase family protein, translated as MKLVVTITLLICSSVGLGNQRQIIHAGHLIDGVSNQARERVSIHIEGSRITKVQSGYQSPASGEQLIDLRDSYILPGLMDMHTHVSFEFGPKTYLEKYTLNPADYTIMALKNSEKTLMAGFTTIRDLGDTGNITVAVREAINKGLYPGPRIFTATKSIATTGGHADPSNGNRLTDMHDLGAARGVINSATEARKAVRQRYKEGADLIKITATGGVLSVAKSGQNPQFQKDELDAIVKTAQDYGFTVAVHAHGKEGMKRAILAGVDSIEHGTYMDQEIMKLMKQKGTYYVPTILAGHWVAEKSKISGFFPDLVRPKAAQIGPLILTTFSKAYHFGVKIAYGTDSGVSSHGDNWQEFGLMVKGGMSPMEAIQSATIHAAKLLKQEDSLGSIESKKIADIVATKDNPLKDINAMGQIHFVMKEGRIYKNNNRSLQVSH; from the coding sequence ATGAAGCTTGTGGTTACAATCACCCTACTTATATGTAGCAGTGTTGGCTTGGGAAACCAACGGCAAATCATACATGCTGGCCACCTGATCGATGGCGTTTCGAATCAGGCAAGGGAGCGAGTTTCGATTCATATCGAAGGGTCTCGTATTACTAAGGTTCAGTCTGGCTACCAAAGCCCAGCCTCAGGGGAGCAACTGATCGACCTTCGCGATTCCTACATTTTGCCGGGCTTGATGGACATGCATACTCATGTATCCTTTGAGTTCGGGCCAAAGACCTACCTAGAAAAGTACACGCTAAATCCCGCTGACTACACGATCATGGCCCTTAAAAACTCAGAAAAAACCTTGATGGCCGGCTTCACGACAATCCGCGATCTGGGAGACACTGGAAATATAACTGTGGCAGTTCGGGAAGCTATCAACAAGGGCCTGTACCCAGGACCTCGTATTTTCACAGCAACGAAGAGCATCGCAACAACAGGTGGACATGCAGACCCAAGCAACGGCAATCGCTTGACTGATATGCACGACCTCGGAGCAGCTCGCGGGGTGATCAATAGCGCAACGGAAGCCCGCAAAGCGGTGCGCCAACGCTATAAGGAGGGAGCTGATCTCATCAAGATTACAGCAACTGGAGGAGTGCTTAGCGTTGCTAAAAGTGGTCAGAACCCTCAGTTTCAAAAAGATGAACTGGATGCCATCGTGAAAACTGCACAAGACTATGGCTTTACAGTGGCAGTGCACGCTCACGGTAAAGAGGGAATGAAGCGAGCGATTCTTGCTGGAGTCGATTCCATAGAACATGGCACCTACATGGATCAGGAGATCATGAAGCTCATGAAGCAAAAGGGGACTTACTATGTCCCAACCATACTCGCCGGACATTGGGTTGCTGAAAAATCCAAAATATCAGGCTTCTTTCCTGATCTGGTACGACCCAAGGCCGCACAGATCGGACCTCTGATCCTCACTACCTTTAGTAAGGCCTATCACTTCGGCGTTAAAATCGCATATGGCACCGACAGCGGCGTATCCTCCCATGGTGACAACTGGCAGGAATTCGGACTGATGGTGAAAGGGGGTATGAGCCCCATGGAGGCTATTCAATCAGCAACGATCCATGCTGCAAAGCTTCTCAAACAAGAAGACAGCTTGGGCTCTATCGAGAGTAAAAAAATAGCCGATATTGTCGCCACAAAGGACAACCCTCTGAAAGACATCAATGCCATGGGGCAGATTCATTTTGTGATGAAGGAGGGCCGGATTTATAAGAACAATAATCGATCTTTGCAAGTGAGTCACTAA
- a CDS encoding response regulator → MKIAIVERNSDMLDIYRELFLDLPVRTDSFQVLDPSKIVGGAYDLLVSHLGLPYKSNLDRIQRIRHAAPHLPIVMISGCIEYSVDEMMKRGVSRVFYKPKDLLDAMAWIHQMVMRDQVVNHPTMVATSF, encoded by the coding sequence ATGAAAATCGCCATCGTCGAGCGCAACAGTGATATGCTTGATATTTATCGTGAGTTATTCCTCGATTTACCGGTAAGAACAGATTCATTCCAAGTTTTAGATCCTAGTAAAATCGTAGGTGGCGCTTACGATTTATTGGTTTCGCACTTGGGTCTGCCTTATAAGAGCAATCTGGATAGAATTCAGCGGATTCGACACGCAGCTCCCCATCTACCAATCGTCATGATTTCTGGCTGTATTGAATATAGCGTGGACGAAATGATGAAACGAGGTGTCAGTCGAGTATTCTACAAACCAAAAGATCTGCTCGATGCAATGGCCTGGATTCATCAGATGGTGATGCGGGATCAGGTGGTGAACCACCCGACAATGGTGGCCACATCATTTTGA
- a CDS encoding LysR family transcriptional regulator, translating into MDFRYLKAFIATAKHGSFSKAAEELNIAQSAVSRQIKLLEESINDELILRSSKQITLTPKGKEIFEIALGFVNQIDEALEEDHQKEIRVGIIHGLLENWFPDVLLSYYQKFDNNVKISIANFQKLQDRLSQGKYDIIFTPFNVQNDIMTSRLIFEESRKIASAKPIDMEKLHEERWIIYNQEDLILKISKKHSRRIIEVNSITSMLRFVKEGLGIAVLPDHMLRFEPDLNVVELPKHDKSPIYMSTLNYTVMPGYLKALIDEIVQQPPH; encoded by the coding sequence ATGGATTTTAGATATTTGAAGGCATTCATCGCCACCGCCAAACACGGAAGCTTCTCCAAGGCTGCCGAAGAACTCAACATTGCTCAATCCGCTGTTAGCCGCCAGATCAAACTACTCGAAGAGAGCATCAACGATGAGTTGATCCTGAGGTCTTCCAAGCAAATCACCCTGACCCCTAAGGGTAAAGAAATCTTTGAAATTGCTTTAGGGTTTGTGAATCAGATCGACGAAGCCCTTGAAGAAGACCATCAGAAAGAGATTCGGGTCGGCATCATTCATGGCCTTCTTGAAAACTGGTTTCCCGACGTCTTACTGAGCTACTATCAAAAGTTCGACAATAATGTGAAGATCTCAATTGCCAATTTCCAAAAACTCCAGGACCGACTAAGTCAAGGCAAGTACGATATCATCTTCACGCCGTTTAACGTACAAAATGATATTATGACCTCTCGGCTCATCTTCGAGGAGTCTCGTAAGATTGCCTCTGCGAAACCGATTGATATGGAGAAGCTGCACGAAGAACGCTGGATCATCTACAACCAGGAAGATTTAATCCTGAAAATTAGCAAGAAGCATTCGCGGCGAATCATTGAAGTAAATTCCATAACGTCCATGCTTCGATTCGTCAAAGAAGGCTTAGGGATTGCTGTATTGCCCGATCACATGCTGCGCTTCGAGCCTGACCTCAATGTAGTCGAGTTGCCAAAACACGATAAGTCGCCTATTTACATGTCGACACTAAACTATACAGTTATGCCTGGCTACCTAAAAGCCCTTATCGATGAGATCGTCCAACAACCGCCACACTAA
- a CDS encoding SDR family NAD(P)-dependent oxidoreductase, which produces MTKVAFITGASTGIGHELCLQLADRGYDIGMVARREDLLKELAAKVEAKGRRAVACPCDVVNRDQVQDAVRQVSRELGQIDLLVANAGIGVDQPIQSFDPELAKKIYEVNVIGLMETIAAVLPDMVARRQGHIVGVASLASYISFPKTYVYCASKHAVRAHLDGLRLEAHSFGIKVTTICPGFIKTPLTAKNKFKMPFLMEVDDAVRLMIDGIESGKKVINFPRRLYYLIRIANLLPEALKRRVLSN; this is translated from the coding sequence ATGACAAAAGTTGCATTTATCACTGGTGCATCCACGGGGATCGGTCATGAACTCTGCCTACAGTTGGCCGATCGTGGCTACGATATTGGAATGGTGGCACGACGGGAGGATCTACTCAAAGAGCTCGCGGCCAAGGTAGAGGCCAAGGGGCGTCGTGCCGTGGCCTGTCCGTGCGATGTGGTGAATCGAGACCAAGTGCAGGACGCTGTTCGGCAAGTGAGCCGGGAGCTGGGGCAGATCGATTTGTTGGTGGCCAATGCTGGAATCGGTGTCGACCAGCCCATACAAAGCTTCGACCCAGAGCTAGCCAAAAAGATCTATGAAGTGAATGTCATCGGGTTGATGGAAACTATCGCTGCTGTGCTCCCTGATATGGTAGCCCGTCGCCAGGGGCATATCGTTGGGGTCGCGAGTCTTGCGTCATACATAAGTTTTCCTAAGACATATGTATACTGCGCTAGCAAGCATGCGGTTCGGGCTCATTTGGATGGGCTCCGTTTGGAAGCCCATAGCTTTGGTATCAAAGTTACCACTATTTGCCCTGGGTTTATCAAAACCCCTCTCACCGCAAAGAACAAGTTCAAGATGCCGTTTCTAATGGAGGTCGATGATGCTGTGAGATTGATGATTGACGGTATTGAAAGTGGCAAGAAGGTGATTAACTTTCCTCGTCGGCTTTACTATCTGATCAGAATTGCGAATCTGCTTCCAGAAGCTTTAAAGCGTAGGGTATTGAGCAACTAG